The following are encoded together in the Lactuca sativa cultivar Salinas chromosome 1, Lsat_Salinas_v11, whole genome shotgun sequence genome:
- the LOC111921801 gene encoding cytochrome b561 domain-containing protein At4g18260, which translates to MHGFKKLVLSTMSAILLALDLLPFVVSSSNENHLIIPHKYIKQDSDNHKMSPRLIFEIKIHGILLWASMGFLMPLGVLIVRMFNKEDCSPRKLKAVVYIHAILQILAVLLAFAGAIMSITSFENSFNNNHQRIGLALYAAIVVQTLAGFRRPKRGTKGRTLWYVFHWILGTTISLVGIVNTYTGLKAYHKRTSMNARVWSILFTVEVSFMAFFYLFQEKWGYMQKQGVKSGDEPVIVIPSHQVENQKEVLPPQPSRKSNSLGNYFAKNNALKKLFQVT; encoded by the exons ATGCATGGATTCAAGAAACTGGTTCTATCAACTATGTCTGCAATTCTTCTTGCGCTTGATCTTCTACCCTTTGTTGTATCTTCATCCAACGAAAACCATCTCATCATTCCTCACAAATACATCAAACAGGATTCCGATAACCACAAG ATGAGTCCACGTTTGATATTTGAAATAAAGATTCATGGGATTCTGTTGTGGGCTTCCATGGGGTTCTTGATGCCTCTTGGTGTACTCATAGTAAGAATGTTTAACAAAGAAGATTGCAGCCCCAGAAAGCTTAAAGCTGTCGTATACATTCATGCTATTCTTCAG ATACTTGCAGTGCTTCTTGCATTCGCTGGAGCAATCATGTCTATAACGAGCTTTGAAAACTCATTCAACAACAATCACCAGAGAATAGGTCTTGCACTTTATGCTGCCATCGTGGTGCAAACCCTTGCAGGGTTTCGAAGGCCTAAGAG GGGGACTAAAGGAAGGACCTTATGGTACGTTTTCCACTGGATATTAGGGACAACAATCTCACTAGTTGGTATCGTGAACACCTACACAGGTCTAAAAGCGTATCACAAGAGAACATCAATGAATGCAAGGGTTTGGAGCATACTCTTCACTGTTGAGGTCTCTTTCATGGCTTTCTTCTACCTATTTCAAGAAAAATGGGGTTACATGCAGAAACAAGGAGTAAAATCAGGTGATGAACCTGTCATAGTGATACCTTCTCATCAAGTGGAGAATCAAAAAGAGGTATTACCACCTCAGCCATCCAGGAAGAGTAACTCATTAGGGAATTACTTTGCCAAAAACAATGCTTTAAAGAAGTTATTTCAAGTAACGTAA